CAGCCTTCGCAGCCACCGCATAGTTCGCCTCGCGCAGGGCATAGGCGGAGCCGCCGACGCGGGGTGCCAGTGCGTTCGCGTCCTTCGCCGCATCGCCGGCCTCAACGGTGCCGGCGACGTCGGCAAGGATGCGTTCCAGCTGCGAATCCAGCACAACCGGGCGGGTGCCTGCTGAACCCTCTTCCGCCAACGCGGGGGCGGGGGTGGCCACAAGTACCAGCGCCGCGGCGGCAGCTGCCGCCATGGCCGGACGACGGCGTGCGGGGGCATGGGCGGTGAAAGCAGAGGTGGAGCTGGGTGACTTTTCGGCGGGAACAGAACGGTTGTCCGGGCCGGCGCTGCGGCGGCCGCCGCGGCGCGGGGTGTCACCGCTGCGCAGGAAGCCCAGGGCAAGGCCGAGGACCGCCAGCAGTGCACCGAGCACAATCAGCGGAACGGCAAGCGGCCGGCTGGCGTCACTTTCCCAGGTCAGCGTCACGTCGCCGGGAGCAGCAGCGGTGCCGTCGGTGGCCAGCAGGATCTCCCAATCGCCCGCAGCCGGCGCCTTCCAGTCATAGGACAGCTCGCCCTCCCCTGCTTCCTCTACTACCCAGAGGTCGGAACCGGCAGGATTCGGGGTCTTCGCCTCGCCCTGTTCGGAGGCTGCGGCCAGCTCGTCGCCGTCTGCGGCTTCCAGCCGGTTGGCGGCGGCTTCGCCTACCCACGCTTCGACGTCGTTGGCCCGGCCAACCGCCAAGGTGAAGGGGGCATCCTGGCGGACCGTGATTTCCACGCCGTCCGGATAGCCGGCCAGCAGTTCCGCGTCGAGGACGGTCACCGGTGCTTTGGCGTCGCTGACGGCAGCGGACGCCGATTCGGTCTCCGGGGGCGCCCAAATGGTGCGCTGCCCAATGCCTACCAGCATCAGCAACACCCCAAGGACGATCAGCGGAACTGCAAATTTGTTTCGCACAACTTACCTATCTTCAGTCAACGACATCTCTGGGCGGCCGCATCCCTGCCCCGGGCAGGCGGGAGCGGGGCCTCATATACGGTGGCCCCGGCGCGGCGGTTTATTAGTTGTCCTGGCACTTTATAACCCAATGGTAACGAAATCCCGTTCCACCTCCCATTCGCGCCGCCGGCGCCCGCTGCTGTCCGGGTGCGGGGATGCCGCCGAGGATGCGGGAGGAACGGACCGCAAAGGGCCACGGCTGATAGGGTTTCGCAACGTACCAAGAGGCAAAAACAGCAGAGGGAGAGCGTACGCAAATGAGCGAGAACGAGGACGTGCCTGTCCACGCACCGCTCCCCGGACCGGCTGCGAAGGGACCCCGCACGGCAAACCCCGATTCAACGGAGACCGGCGGTACCCGCGGGGCAGCGGGGCGGACGCGGATGCCCGGGTTCCTCTCCACGGCATCGGACCGGGTGCGGTACAGCCTGCGCCACGGAGTGCCGGGCGCCCGGCCCCGGCGGCGCTTCGAGTTTCCGCCGGAGGAAACGCCCGAAGTCGTAGTGGATCCAGAGGTCCGGCTGCCGGATGAACGCCTGAGCATCAGCGGTGCCGAGCATGCCGAACCCGACGTCCACAGCCTGCGTACCCATCCCATTTACTTCGGCTTTATGCTCACCGTGGGCGTGGGGCTGGCCCTGCTGCTGTACTTCGTCATCACCAACGTGGGCGAGTTGCTGGTGTGGATCGGGGCCGCGCTCTTCATTGCCCTGGGGCTGGACCCGGTGGTCCGCTGGCTCGCGGCCCGGCGCATCCCCCGTCCCGCAGGCATCGCCATCACGGTGCTGGTGCTGGCCGGCGTCGTCGCCGCCTTCTTCGCAACACTGATTCCCACAATCGTCAGCCAGACCTCGGAAATTATTTCCAAGGCGCCGGGCTACGTCGATAACTTCCTGGCCTCGGACTTCTTCATTAACATTGACCGGCAGTTCAAGGTACGTGACCGGATCGACGAGGAGGTCACGAAGTTCTTCTCGAACGGTGATGCCGTGGGCGGGGTGTTCGGCGGGGTCCTCAGCGTTGGCACCGTGATTGCCAACGGCCTGTTCGGCGCGTTGATCATCCTGGTCCTGACCCTGTATTTCCTGGCCTCCCTGCCCTCCATGAAGAAGTGGGCCTACCGGCTCGCCCCGCGCAGCCGCCGCCGGCGGGTGGAAGCCCTGTCCGAGGAAATCACCGGCAGCGTGGGCAACTACGTGATTGGCCAGGGATTCGTAGCCCTCCTCGACGCCACCTACGCGTTCATTGTGATGACGATTACCGGGGTACCGTTCTCGGTGCTGCTCGCGTTCCTGGTGGCGCTGCTGGCCTTCATCCCGCTGGTGGGTCCGCCCATCGCGCTGGTCCTGGTGTCACTGGTGGCACTGACCGTGGGGTGGCAGACGGCTGTCGTGTTCGCCATCCTGTACATGGCCTACCTGCAGTTCGAAGCGTATTTTGTTTCGCCGCGGGTGATGCAGCGCGCCGTGGCGGTGCCCGGGGCGGTGGCCGTCATCGCGGTGATCGCCGGCGGCACCCTGCTGGGCGTCCTCGGCGCACTCATCGCCATTCCCACTGCGGCTGCGATCCTGCTGCTGCTCAAGGAAGTCTTTATCGCCCGCCAGGACCACCACTAGTATCGGCGGCGGATCCGCCAGCAGTGGCTGTGCCAGTGCCGGCGGCCCTCCACTGCCGCCTGCCGGCCCAGCAGCGAGTCCTCCTGCCAGACCACCAGGTGCGGAGTTCCGGGCGGAATGACCTGCCCGCAGCCGGGGCACCGATAGTCCTTGGCAGCGTTCTTGGCGGTGATCTGCCGCACGGACCATTCTCCGTCGGGGCCGCTCTCATGGTGCGGAATTCCGGCGCGGGTACGCTCCAGATCCATGTCCGGGGCCGCAGCGGCCCACTTGCGCCGGGCATTCCTTCCGGCGGGGCTGCCGGCGGCGGGCGCGCGGCGGGGACGGTTGGAACGGGGCATGTAAGTCATTTTGCCGCAGATGAGCCGGTAAAGTGCAACTGTGCGTTTAGTAATAGCCCGCTGCTCCGTTGACTACGTCGGCCGCCTCCGTGCCCATTTGCCCCTGGCCGTAAGGCTCCTGATGGTCAAGGCCGACGGTTCCGTCCTGATCCATTCCGACGGCGGCTCCTACAAGCCGCTGAACTGGATGAGCCCTCCGGCCACCATGCGCAGCGTGGAACCGGACGATACGGATGCCGAAGCCGGTGTCACGGAAGTATGGAACGTCCAGAGCGCCAAGACCGACGACCGCCTGGTGATCAGCATCCATGAGCGGTTCTCCGACGTTTCCCATGACCTGGGCGTTGACCCCGGACTCATCAAGGACGGCGTGGAAGCGGACCTGCAGCGGCTGCTGGCCGAACAGATCAACCGCCTGGGCGAGGGCTACACCCTCATCCGCCGCGAGTACATGACGGCCATCGGTCCCGTGGACATCCTGGCCCGCGATTCCTCCGGTGCCACGGTGGCCGTGGAGCTCAAGCGCCGCGGCGACATCGACGGCGTCGAGCAGCTGACCCGCTACCTTGAACTGCTCAACCGGGATCCGCTGCTGGCTCCGGTCAAGGGGATCTTCGCCGCCCAGCAGATCAAGCCGCAGGCCCGGGTGCTGGCCGAAGACCGGGGCATCTCCTGCCTGACCCTGGACTACGATGCCATGCGCGGAGTGGATGACCGGGACTCCCGTCTTTTCTGAGCCTGCAGTTGCGCTGCTGCCCCGCCGGCTCAGGGCATGCCTAGAATCGGTGCATGACTCCTACTGCGCCTTCCGCCACCCGCGGCTATCTCCGGGGCACCGTCCTCACTCCCGACGAGCCGGTTTCCGACGGCGTGCTGGCCTTCGAGGGCGACCGGATTGTGTATGCCGGACCAGCGTCCGGATTTGATGACGCCGGGTGGCCGGACCCGGTGGCGGTCCCCCCTGGTGCGCTGATCATTCCCGGCCTCGTGGACCTGCACTGCCACGGCGCCCTGGGCTCCGACTTCGCCACCGCCGGCCCCGACGGGATCCGGCAGGCGGTATCCTTCCTGCACGCCTCGGGGACCACTTCCCTGCTGGCCAGCATGGTCACCGGATCCCGCCAGTCCCTCCTGGCGGCCGCGGAGCGGCTGGGCGCCCTGGCCCGCGAGGGGCTCATTGCGGGCATCCACGCCGAGGGGCCCTTCCTCTCGCCGGTGCGCCGGGGTGCGCAGGACCCCGAGTACCTGCTCGCTCCCGATCCGGATTTCGTGGATGCGCTGGTAGAGGCTTCCGACAGTGAGCTGGTGACCATGACCTACGCTCCGGAGCTTCCAGGGGCCGAGGACCTGGTGGACCGGCTCATCCTGCGGGGCGTCACCCCCTCCCTGGGCCACACCGACGCCGACGACGCCACCGCCGCGGCGTCGCTTGCGTGGGCCCGTGACGAGATGGACGAGGCCGGGTTTGACGGCTACGCACCCCGCCCCACCGTGACGCACCTGTTCAACGGAATGCCGCCGCTCCACCACCGCTCCCCCGGGCCTGCCACTGCCTGCCTGCGGGCCGCACGGAAGGGCGACGCCGTGGTCGAGGTAATTGCCGACGGCGTGCACATGGACCCGGCCATGGTGCGGACCGTCTTCGAGCTGGCAGGCGCCGGCAACATAGCCCTGGTCAGTGATGCCATTGCAGCTACCGGTCTGCAGGACGGCAGCTACCGGCTGGGCAACCTGGCCGTGGAAGTCCGTGCCGGTACCGCCCGCCTGGCCGGGGGTGGATCAATTGCCGGCGGCACGGCCACCCTGCTGCAGTGCCTGCAGCGGACCGTGGCTGCGGGCGTGCCGCTGCACGACGCCGTGCGCGCCGCAGCCGAGGTGCCTGCCGACGTGCTCCGGCTGGCGGACGAGGTTGGCGCACTTCGCCGGGGACTGCGCGCCGACGCACTGGTGCTTACACCCGATCTTCAGCTGCACGCGGTGCTGCGGCTCGGCTCCTGGCTGGACGCCCCGGAAACTCCGAAAACTGGGAAAAATAGTTGAAAATATTTCGTTTCCGGCATTGACCCCGGAAATCGGTTATGCCACTCTATTACCAAGTCTTTGTGTAGGTGTATTTCATGCTCGCAAGACCGTTGCGAGCGAGAAGCTCCTCAAGGAACTGCTGAACGGCAAGAACTTGGGCTTTCTTGCTTCAGTAACATAACCCGGCACGAAGCGTGCAGGTAAGTTCCATTTATGAGGAGAAACAATGGCTCAGGGTACCGTCAAATGGTTTAACGCCGAAAAGGGCTTCGGCTTCATCACCCCGGACGACTCCGACGGCGACGTCTTCGTCCACTACTCCGAAATCCAGACCAACGGATTCAAGACCCTCGACGAGAACCAGCGCGTTTCCTTTGAAATCGGCCAGGGCGCCAAGGGCCCCCAGGCCACCGGCGTCACCGCCCTCTAAGGACCGCGTCCCCTTCGGGACAACAGTTTTGCAGAAAACGTAAAAGCCCCCGGCAGCTGCCGGGGGCTTTTACGTTTTCGAGGATTCGTCCTTTATCCGCGGCGGCGCACCACATTGGCGCCCAGGCCGCGAAGGTTTTCCATAAAGTTCTCATAGCCGCGGTCGATATGCTCCACGCCGCGCACCTCGGTAGTTCCGTCTGCCGCAAGACCGGCAATAACCAGCGCAGCTCCGGCACGAATGTCATTGGCGACAACCGGCGCAGCGGAAAGCATCGGCACGCCCTGGATAAGGGCGTGGTGGCCGTCCAGCCGGACCACTGCCCCCAACCGGGCCAATTCCGACGTAAAGCCCCAGCGCGCTTCAAACACATTCTCCGTCACCATTCCCGAACCGGCTGACACCGCGTTCAGGGCCACCACAAACGGTTGCAGATCGGTGGGGAAACCCGGATAAGGCAGGGTCGATACATTGATCGGTTCCGGCGTGGCCGGACCCTTCACGGAGAACCAGTCCTCCCCCGTGCTGACCTCGCAGCCGGCCTGGACCAGTTTGTCCAGCACCACGGCCAGAGCCGATGCATCTGCGGACCGTACTTCGATTTCGCCCCCGGTGATCGCCGCCGCAAACGCCCACGTTCCGGCAACAATCCGGTCCGGCACGGTGCGGTGGACCACAGGATGCAGTGCGTCGACGCCCTCGATGACCAGCGTGTTGGTACCCACGCCGGTGATCCGGGCACCCATCGCATTGAGCATCTGCGCAATGTCACTGATCTCCGGTTCGCGCGCAGCGTTGTCGATCACCGTGCGTCCGCGGGCCAGGGTGGCTGCCATCATCAGGTTTTCCGTGGCACCCACGCTGGGGAAGTCCAGGATGTGAGCCGCGCCATGCAGGCCTTCCGGCACCGACGCCACCAGGTAGCCGTGGTCTATCCCGATCGAGGCGCCCATCAGCTCGAGTCCGGAACGGTGCATGTCCAGTCCGCGGGAACCGATGGCGTCGCCGCCGGGCAACGCCACCTCGGCGCGCCGGCACCGGGCCACCAGCGGGCCAAGTACGGAAATGGAGGCCCGCATGGCACGGACCAGGTCATAGTCGGCCTGGTGGCCCAGCTCCCGGGGCACATCCACCGCCACGGACGCGGCGTCGACGTCGTAGTCCACTGTGCAGCCCAGCCGGCGCAGCAATTCGGCCATGATCCAGACGTCCTGGATGTTGGGCACGTTGGTGATGACCGACCGCCCCTGCGCGAGCAGGGTTGCGGCCATCAATTTCAGGACGCTGTTCTTCGCGCCGGGAACAGTGACGGCGCCGCGCAGGGTGGACGGACCGGTAACAACAATGACGTCTTCCATTACTCCATTCTAGGTGGAGCCGGCGCACCGTCCGGGCCGCCAACAGTGCCCGGACAGCACAAAAGGCACAGGGGAATCCCTGTGCCTTTGATGCTTGGGCTTTGGCCGGCCGGTGCTACCGCCAGGTGCCGATGCCAACTACGGGGCCGGCTTCGATCCAGGACGACAGTCCGGTGTAGGCCTCATAGTTCATGGCCACCAGGACAGCGCTGCCCTCGTAATTCAGCCGTACCACTACGGCGCCCGGCTGGATGCGTGCGCGCTCGGCCTCGGTGGGTTCGCGCCAGCCGCCCATTTCCAGCGAACTGCGCAGGAAACGGTAGGGCGGGCGCGGACTCAGTGATACGAGCCGCAGCCACTCCAAGTGGGTGTCCGTATAACGGCAAACCCCCATCCGCCACCCGCCGGGCGGGAAGCAGATGGAGGCATCAAGAGTCCCCAGGGTGCGCCGCAGCTGACTGCGGCGCACCCAGAAAAGCAGTACTGCGAGGACAAGCAGCCCGAACAGGGCAGCCAGCGCAATGAACACGTAAGAACCGTCCATTGGTGGGGGTCAGCGGATCCCGGCGGTTGCTTCGTTGGTCACCTTCGCATTGTCGGCCACAATGACCACGCGGTTGTTGTCCACGGAGAAGAAACCACCGTCGACGCTCACCTCAATGCGGGAGCCGGAAACCGGCTCAATGGCCAGTCCACCCTCAGCAAGGATAGCCAGCACCGGCGAGTGGCCGGGAAGGATCCCGATCTCGCCGTCGCTGGTGCGGGCCTTGACCATCTTCGCCGCACCGGACCACACGAAGTGGTCGGCTGCGACAATCTCAACCTGGAGTTCAGCAGTGTCCGCCATGGGGCTCACTTCCCGGTCTGCTCTTGGATCTTCGCCCACTGACGCTCGACATCATCCATGCCGCCGACGTTGAAGAAGGCCTGCTCGGCGATGTGGTCCACGTCGCCGTCGCAGATGGCCTTGAAGCCCTCGATGGTGTCCTTGACGGAAACCGTGGAGCCTTCGACGCCGGTGAACTGCTTGGCGGTGTAGGTGTTCTGCGAGAGGAACTGCTGGATACGGCGTGCACGCGACACGACGATCTTGTCCTCTTCAGAGAGTTCGTCGACACCGAGGATGGCGATGATGTCCTGCAGTTCCTTGTTCTTCTGGAGGATCTGCTTGACGCGGATAGCCGTGTCGTAGTGCGCCTGGCCGACGTACTGCGGGTCGAGGATGCGCGACGTCGAGGTCAGCGGATCCACGGCCGGGTACAGGCCGCGGGATGCGATTTCACGGGAAAGTTCCGTGGTCGCGTCCAGGTGGGCGAACGTGGTGGCCGGGGCCGGGTCGGTGTAGTCGTCAGCAGGGACATAAATGGCCTGCATGGACGTGATCGAGTGACCCTTGGTGGACGTGATGCGCTCCTGCAGCAGACCCATCTCGTCAGCCAGGTTCGGCTGGTAGCCCACGGCGGAAGGCATGCGGCCGAGAAGAGTGGAAACCTCGGAACCTGCCTGCGTGAAGCGGAAGATGTTGTCGATAAAGAGCAGCACGTCCTGGTTCTGCACATCGCGGAAGTATTCCGCCATGGTCAGGCCGGAGAGGGCCACGCGAAGGCGCGTTCCCGGCGGCTCATCCATCTGGCCGAATACAAGGGCCGTGTCCTTCAGGACGCCTGCCTCTTCCATTTCAACCCAGAGGTCGTTGCCTTCACGGGTACGCTCGCCAACACCGGCGAATA
This Arthrobacter sp. zg-Y20 DNA region includes the following protein-coding sequences:
- the nucS gene encoding endonuclease NucS, whose product is MRLVIARCSVDYVGRLRAHLPLAVRLLMVKADGSVLIHSDGGSYKPLNWMSPPATMRSVEPDDTDAEAGVTEVWNVQSAKTDDRLVISIHERFSDVSHDLGVDPGLIKDGVEADLQRLLAEQINRLGEGYTLIRREYMTAIGPVDILARDSSGATVAVELKRRGDIDGVEQLTRYLELLNRDPLLAPVKGIFAAQQIKPQARVLAEDRGISCLTLDYDAMRGVDDRDSRLF
- a CDS encoding DUF2550 domain-containing protein → MDGSYVFIALAALFGLLVLAVLLFWVRRSQLRRTLGTLDASICFPPGGWRMGVCRYTDTHLEWLRLVSLSPRPPYRFLRSSLEMGGWREPTEAERARIQPGAVVVRLNYEGSAVLVAMNYEAYTGLSSWIEAGPVVGIGTWR
- a CDS encoding F0F1 ATP synthase subunit epsilon is translated as MADTAELQVEIVAADHFVWSGAAKMVKARTSDGEIGILPGHSPVLAILAEGGLAIEPVSGSRIEVSVDGGFFSVDNNRVVIVADNAKVTNEATAGIR
- a CDS encoding AI-2E family transporter; the protein is MPGFLSTASDRVRYSLRHGVPGARPRRRFEFPPEETPEVVVDPEVRLPDERLSISGAEHAEPDVHSLRTHPIYFGFMLTVGVGLALLLYFVITNVGELLVWIGAALFIALGLDPVVRWLAARRIPRPAGIAITVLVLAGVVAAFFATLIPTIVSQTSEIISKAPGYVDNFLASDFFINIDRQFKVRDRIDEEVTKFFSNGDAVGGVFGGVLSVGTVIANGLFGALIILVLTLYFLASLPSMKKWAYRLAPRSRRRRVEALSEEITGSVGNYVIGQGFVALLDATYAFIVMTITGVPFSVLLAFLVALLAFIPLVGPPIALVLVSLVALTVGWQTAVVFAILYMAYLQFEAYFVSPRVMQRAVAVPGAVAVIAVIAGGTLLGVLGALIAIPTAAAILLLLKEVFIARQDHH
- a CDS encoding amidohydrolase family protein — protein: MTPTAPSATRGYLRGTVLTPDEPVSDGVLAFEGDRIVYAGPASGFDDAGWPDPVAVPPGALIIPGLVDLHCHGALGSDFATAGPDGIRQAVSFLHASGTTSLLASMVTGSRQSLLAAAERLGALAREGLIAGIHAEGPFLSPVRRGAQDPEYLLAPDPDFVDALVEASDSELVTMTYAPELPGAEDLVDRLILRGVTPSLGHTDADDATAAASLAWARDEMDEAGFDGYAPRPTVTHLFNGMPPLHHRSPGPATACLRAARKGDAVVEVIADGVHMDPAMVRTVFELAGAGNIALVSDAIAATGLQDGSYRLGNLAVEVRAGTARLAGGGSIAGGTATLLQCLQRTVAAGVPLHDAVRAAAEVPADVLRLADEVGALRRGLRADALVLTPDLQLHAVLRLGSWLDAPETPKTGKNS
- a CDS encoding cold-shock protein: MAQGTVKWFNAEKGFGFITPDDSDGDVFVHYSEIQTNGFKTLDENQRVSFEIGQGAKGPQATGVTAL
- the murA gene encoding UDP-N-acetylglucosamine 1-carboxyvinyltransferase, translating into MEDVIVVTGPSTLRGAVTVPGAKNSVLKLMAATLLAQGRSVITNVPNIQDVWIMAELLRRLGCTVDYDVDAASVAVDVPRELGHQADYDLVRAMRASISVLGPLVARCRRAEVALPGGDAIGSRGLDMHRSGLELMGASIGIDHGYLVASVPEGLHGAAHILDFPSVGATENLMMAATLARGRTVIDNAAREPEISDIAQMLNAMGARITGVGTNTLVIEGVDALHPVVHRTVPDRIVAGTWAFAAAITGGEIEVRSADASALAVVLDKLVQAGCEVSTGEDWFSVKGPATPEPINVSTLPYPGFPTDLQPFVVALNAVSAGSGMVTENVFEARWGFTSELARLGAVVRLDGHHALIQGVPMLSAAPVVANDIRAGAALVIAGLAADGTTEVRGVEHIDRGYENFMENLRGLGANVVRRRG
- the atpD gene encoding F0F1 ATP synthase subunit beta: MTAQTAEHGATSVAPGATGRIARVIGPVVDVEFPADAIPTIYNALTTELTVNGETRTITFETSQHLGDNLIRAISLQATDGLVRGAAVVDTGAPISVPVGDGVKGHIFNVLGEPLDVPADKLEISERWPIHRKAPNFADLEGSTEMLETGIKVIDLLTPYIKGGKIGLFGGAGVGKTVLIQEMITRVARNFGGTSVFAGVGERTREGNDLWVEMEEAGVLKDTALVFGQMDEPPGTRLRVALSGLTMAEYFRDVQNQDVLLFIDNIFRFTQAGSEVSTLLGRMPSAVGYQPNLADEMGLLQERITSTKGHSITSMQAIYVPADDYTDPAPATTFAHLDATTELSREIASRGLYPAVDPLTSTSRILDPQYVGQAHYDTAIRVKQILQKNKELQDIIAILGVDELSEEDKIVVSRARRIQQFLSQNTYTAKQFTGVEGSTVSVKDTIEGFKAICDGDVDHIAEQAFFNVGGMDDVERQWAKIQEQTGK